The Bacillus kexueae DNA window ACGACCTTTCCTACTCCCTTTGGCAATTTTTCTCCTCCTCTCGTGAAAGAACATATGTTTTAGAGGTAAACTCAATTATAACAAATGTTTACTTTTTCCTCAATGAGAAGAAGAACTAAAGGTCACCTTTAGTTCTTCTTCTAACCTTACCTTCTTTTTTTACGGCTCTTTTTACTTTTAGGGACATTTTCGTAGAACTTTTTCTTTTTCTTCTTTTTCTTTTCTTTCTTTGGTGGTCGAGTAGACCATTCCTCTTCTTTGGAACGTTTCTTGCCGTTTTTAATAACTTTTGGCGCGTCTTTTTTGATTGGCTTTCGTCTCGTTCCTTTCATGCCGACGATTTCAAAATCGATGGAACGTTCGTCCTTATCGACGTTAACAACGCGAACAGTAATTTCGTCCCCAATTCGATATACATTTCCTGTCCGTTCACCAATCATTGCATAATGACGCTCATCATAGCGATAATAATCATCCGTCATATAGCTGACATGAACGAGTCCTTCAATTGTATTAGGCAACTCTACAAATATGCCAAAATTCGTAACGGAGCTAATAATCCCATCGAATTCTTCACCGATTTTATTTAACATAAATTCAGCTTTCTTCAATTCATCCGTTTCCCGCTCTGCATCAACTGCTCGGCGCTCCATTTTGGATGAGTGTTCAGCGATGTCGTGAAGTTGTGCGCCCCACTTCGCTTGCGTCTTATCATCTAATTGCCCCTCAATTAAATACGTACGAATTAATCGATGAACAATTAAATCTGGATATCGGCGAATTGGAGATGTAAAGTGGGTATAAAACTCTGTTGATAAACCAAAGTGGCCTAAGCTTTCCGGATGATATTTTGCTTGCTGCATCGAGCGAAGCATCACCGTTGAAATCACCATTTCTTCCGGTTGCCCCTGTACTTCTTCTAAAATCGATTGCAGCGCTCGAGGATGAATTTGATTACCCGTTCCGCGAACAACATATCCGAAGTTCGTAATAAATTCTAAGAAGCGACGAAGCTTTTCTTCTTTCGGGTCTTCATGAATTCGATAAATAAACGGTACATTCATCCAGTGGAAATGTTCCGCTACTGTTTCATTCGCTAATAACATAAACTCTTCAATCAATCGTTCGGCAACGGAGCGCTCTCTTAACGCTACATCATAAGGCTTGCCTTCTTCATCAACTAACACTTTTGCTTCTTTAAAGTCAAAATCAATGGCTCCTCGGTCCATCCGTTTCGTTCGTAAAATTTGTGCTAATTCTGCCATCTGTTCAAACATCGGCACAAGCGGTTCATATTTAGAACGTAATTCCTCATCTTGATCAACTAATATTTTGTTAACATCTGAATACGTCATCCGCTCCGTTGTTTTGATGACACTTTGAAAGATTTCGTGGTGAACGACTTGACCGTTTTTGTCCACTTCCATTTCACAAGACAACGTGAGGCGATCTACTTTTGGATTTAAAGAACAGATGCCGTTTGAAAGACGGTGCGGAATCATTGGAATCACACGATCGACAAGGTATACACTCGTACCTCTTTCAAAAGCTTCTTGATCAATGGCGCTTCCTTCTTGTACATAGAAACTTACGTCTGCAATATGTACACCTAGCTTGTAGTTGCCATTTTCAAGTTTTTTTACGCCAACTGCATCGTCTAAATCTTTTGCATCGGCTCCGTCAATAGTTACAATGACTTCATCACGTAAATCACGACGGTTTTCTATCTCCTTCTCATCAATTGTGTCAGGAGTTTCGTTCGCTTGCTTTAGCACTTCCTCTGGAAAAGCTTGCGGTAATCCATGGCTATGAATGATTGATAAAATATCCACTCCTGGATCATTTTTATGACCGAGAATTTGGACGACTTCCCCTTCTGCACTCATGCGACCTTCTGGGTAGGAAGTGAGCCGTACAATCACTTTATGTCCTTCTACCGCTCCATTTTTAGCGTTTTTTGGAATAAAAATATCATTGGCAATCTTTTTATCATCGGGTACGACAAAACCAAAATTTTTGCTTTCTGTGTACGTTCCGACGATTTCCACTACTCCGCGCTCTAATATCCGAATAACCGTACCTTCTTGTCTCGCACCACTTGTCTTTGAGCTTAATCGTACGAGCACGGTGTCCCCATGCATCGCATTGTTTAACTCACCAGGTGGAATAAACACATCATCAAACCCAGGTTCACTCGGCTCAACAAACGCAAAACCACGTGCGT harbors:
- the rnr gene encoding ribonuclease R, which gives rise to MNQQKMEQILSFMREETYKPLTVQELEEALHIEDAEEFKELVITLNQMEEEGQIVRTRSNRYGLPEKMNLLRGTVVGHARGFAFVEPSEPGFDDVFIPPGELNNAMHGDTVLVRLSSKTSGARQEGTVIRILERGVVEIVGTYTESKNFGFVVPDDKKIANDIFIPKNAKNGAVEGHKVIVRLTSYPEGRMSAEGEVVQILGHKNDPGVDILSIIHSHGLPQAFPEEVLKQANETPDTIDEKEIENRRDLRDEVIVTIDGADAKDLDDAVGVKKLENGNYKLGVHIADVSFYVQEGSAIDQEAFERGTSVYLVDRVIPMIPHRLSNGICSLNPKVDRLTLSCEMEVDKNGQVVHHEIFQSVIKTTERMTYSDVNKILVDQDEELRSKYEPLVPMFEQMAELAQILRTKRMDRGAIDFDFKEAKVLVDEEGKPYDVALRERSVAERLIEEFMLLANETVAEHFHWMNVPFIYRIHEDPKEEKLRRFLEFITNFGYVVRGTGNQIHPRALQSILEEVQGQPEEMVISTVMLRSMQQAKYHPESLGHFGLSTEFYTHFTSPIRRYPDLIVHRLIRTYLIEGQLDDKTQAKWGAQLHDIAEHSSKMERRAVDAERETDELKKAEFMLNKIGEEFDGIISSVTNFGIFVELPNTIEGLVHVSYMTDDYYRYDERHYAMIGERTGNVYRIGDEITVRVVNVDKDERSIDFEIVGMKGTRRKPIKKDAPKVIKNGKKRSKEEEWSTRPPKKEKKKKKKKKFYENVPKSKKSRKKRR